In Actinomycetota bacterium, the following are encoded in one genomic region:
- a CDS encoding SAF domain-containing protein yields MRAGNERHNGRARSPAMAAGAARRRGGDRRRPLPGGRAVLGGLLVAASVVGLFYASTRTDEGPTASYVVARHDLPPGARLTAGDLVRATMELPPGHSERVFTDPAVLEGATTVAPLAAGDLVQSSSVVAKPSGPSSREVTFSVPRSTLAPTLEHGERVDVLATYGSGADAFTTVVLHQALVVALDRGRDRVGEQADTAVTVAVDDAADAVALAHALQLAKLTVVRATGSAPVDGGGAAFRQPAPPPPPAGTSAATSAGTSAGTSAATSAGRP; encoded by the coding sequence GTGAGGGCGGGCAACGAACGGCACAACGGCCGTGCCCGCTCGCCAGCGATGGCCGCGGGCGCCGCCCGGCGGCGGGGCGGGGACCGCCGGCGCCCTCTGCCCGGAGGCCGTGCCGTTCTCGGTGGCCTGCTGGTGGCCGCCTCGGTGGTCGGGCTGTTCTACGCCTCGACCCGCACCGACGAGGGCCCCACTGCGTCTTATGTGGTCGCCCGCCACGATCTGCCGCCGGGCGCTCGCCTGACCGCCGGCGACCTGGTGCGAGCGACCATGGAGCTTCCTCCGGGCCACAGCGAGCGGGTGTTCACCGACCCCGCAGTCCTCGAAGGGGCGACCACGGTGGCCCCGCTGGCCGCCGGCGACCTCGTGCAGTCCAGTTCCGTGGTGGCCAAGCCCAGCGGTCCGTCCTCCCGGGAGGTGACGTTCTCGGTGCCGCGTTCCACGCTGGCGCCCACCCTCGAGCACGGCGAGCGGGTCGACGTGCTGGCCACCTACGGTTCGGGGGCCGACGCCTTCACCACCGTCGTGCTGCACCAGGCGCTGGTCGTCGCCCTCGACCGAGGCCGCGACCGGGTGGGCGAGCAAGCAGACACGGCCGTCACCGTGGCCGTCGACGATGCTGCCGATGCGGTGGCCCTGGCCCACGCTCTCCAGCTGGCCAAGCTGACGGTCGTCCGTGCCACGGGGTCCGCCCCGGTCGACGGCGGGGGGGCGGCCTTCCGCCAACCCGCGCCCCCACCGCCGCCTGCGGGGACATCGGCGGCGACATCGGCGGGGACATCGGCGGGGACATCGGCGGCGACATCGGCGGGGCGGCCCTGA
- a CDS encoding ATPase, T2SS/T4P/T4SS family: MNGGEASPLQEIERRVQARAKEISLEMAGDAGKAKLRALIDDEVRRWSSDYQRGLHTFDLADPEVVAERAFRNLAGYGPLEPLLADDDVWEIMINAPDLIFVRRHVGPSGYHDEVFNDDEHVVRTLTKILDDATVSHRKLDPAEGLQDAQLDTGARLHIVHGDVGRDGHLLVNIRKFTGVAFRSLDELVARGMFDRHVAAFLRACVRARLSMVFSGAPGAGKTTLLSCCAAELDPGLRVVVAEEVFEADVPLPNVASMQTRPPRADRREVDLRRLVAGFLRMAPDVAIVGEVRDREALPLLLTLSSGVKGFTTIHAGSARQALTRLRFICQLADTSTELPLSALSALVSEAVDLVVHCSRSGAEVKVHEILAVEELQTGRESVAFTTTELFTRARQGEPLRWTGYLPVRAGRLLEDAGYEVRALLDTEAKRPRTLTPGAGAGRRPRKVVP; encoded by the coding sequence GTGAACGGCGGCGAGGCCAGCCCCCTCCAGGAGATCGAGCGCCGGGTCCAGGCCCGGGCCAAGGAGATCTCCCTGGAGATGGCCGGCGACGCCGGCAAGGCCAAGCTGCGGGCGCTGATCGACGACGAGGTCCGACGCTGGTCTTCGGATTACCAGCGGGGCCTGCACACCTTCGACCTCGCCGACCCCGAGGTCGTGGCCGAACGGGCCTTCCGCAACCTGGCCGGCTACGGCCCCCTCGAACCCCTCCTGGCCGACGACGACGTGTGGGAGATCATGATCAACGCCCCCGACCTGATCTTCGTGCGCCGCCACGTCGGGCCCAGCGGCTACCACGACGAGGTCTTCAACGACGACGAGCACGTCGTGCGCACCCTCACCAAGATCCTCGACGACGCCACCGTCTCGCACCGCAAGCTCGACCCGGCCGAGGGCCTCCAGGACGCCCAGCTCGACACCGGGGCCCGGTTGCACATCGTCCACGGCGACGTGGGACGCGACGGCCACCTGCTGGTCAACATCCGCAAGTTCACGGGCGTGGCCTTCCGGAGCCTCGACGAGCTCGTGGCCCGGGGCATGTTCGACCGCCACGTGGCCGCCTTCCTGCGGGCGTGCGTGCGCGCCCGGCTGTCGATGGTGTTCTCGGGGGCGCCCGGGGCGGGCAAGACCACCCTGCTGTCGTGCTGCGCGGCCGAGCTCGACCCCGGGCTGCGGGTGGTGGTGGCCGAGGAGGTCTTCGAGGCCGACGTGCCCCTGCCCAACGTGGCTTCGATGCAGACCCGTCCGCCCCGGGCCGACCGCCGGGAGGTCGACCTGCGCCGGCTGGTGGCCGGGTTCCTGCGTATGGCCCCCGACGTGGCCATCGTGGGCGAGGTCCGAGACCGAGAGGCCCTCCCCCTACTTCTGACCCTGTCGTCGGGGGTCAAGGGGTTCACGACCATCCACGCCGGGTCGGCCCGCCAGGCTCTCACCCGCCTGCGGTTCATATGCCAGCTGGCCGACACGTCCACCGAGCTACCCCTCTCGGCCCTGAGCGCGCTGGTGAGCGAGGCCGTCGACCTGGTCGTCCACTGCAGCCGGTCCGGGGCCGAGGTGAAGGTCCACGAGATCCTGGCCGTCGAGGAGCTCCAGACCGGGCGGGAGTCGGTGGCCTTCACGACCACCGAGCTGTTCACCCGGGCCCGCCAGGGCGAGCCCCTACGGTGGACGGGGTACCTCCCGGTCCGGGCCGGGCGCCTGCTGGAGGACGCGGGCTACGAGGTCCGGGCGCTGCTCGACACCGAGGCCAAGCGGCCCCGAACGCTGACCCCTGGGGCGGGGGCCGGCCGCCGGCCCCGCAAGGTCGTGCCGTGA
- a CDS encoding type II secretion system F family protein, with translation MRLAVASGLTLWAGMTLVLSQVRWFVRPRLADRLRPYVPGGQRTVGRRHVLSVDSFRDVIGPLCRGIGERAARALGVTEELSVRLERLHSPLDVTAFRLRQVGWSLAGFGAAAGLALVLRPPPAAGLIVVLAGPLLAFLVLEQRLAAASETWKRRLFLELPVVAEQMAMLLAAGYSLGAALNRLAARGNGVAARDLARVCGRIRQGLTEVEALREWAAVADVEALARLVPVLALNREASDLGRLVSEEARAIRRDAHRALVATIERRSQQVWIPVTVAALVPGVLFLVVPFMEALRLYSQS, from the coding sequence GTGAGGCTGGCCGTGGCCTCGGGCCTCACGCTGTGGGCGGGGATGACACTTGTGCTGTCGCAGGTGCGCTGGTTCGTCCGGCCCCGCCTGGCCGACCGCCTACGGCCCTACGTCCCCGGGGGCCAGCGGACGGTGGGCCGTCGCCATGTTCTCTCGGTCGACTCGTTCCGGGACGTGATCGGCCCGCTGTGCCGGGGGATCGGCGAGCGGGCGGCCCGCGCCCTGGGCGTCACCGAGGAACTGTCGGTGCGCCTCGAGCGCCTTCACTCCCCCCTGGACGTGACCGCCTTCCGCCTGCGCCAGGTGGGGTGGAGCCTGGCCGGGTTCGGGGCGGCCGCCGGGCTGGCCCTCGTGCTGCGCCCGCCGCCGGCGGCCGGGCTCATCGTGGTGCTGGCCGGCCCGCTGCTGGCCTTTCTCGTCCTCGAGCAGCGCCTGGCGGCGGCGTCGGAGACGTGGAAGCGGCGGCTCTTCCTCGAACTGCCGGTGGTGGCCGAGCAGATGGCCATGCTGCTGGCCGCTGGCTACTCCCTGGGGGCGGCCCTCAACCGCCTGGCCGCCCGCGGCAACGGCGTCGCGGCCCGTGACCTGGCCCGGGTGTGCGGGCGCATCCGCCAAGGCCTTACGGAGGTCGAGGCCCTGCGGGAGTGGGCGGCGGTGGCCGACGTGGAGGCCTTGGCCCGGCTGGTGCCGGTGCTCGCCCTCAACCGCGAGGCCAGCGACCTCGGGCGCCTGGTGTCCGAGGAGGCCCGGGCCATCCGCCGCGACGCCCACCGGGCCCTGGTGGCGACCATCGAACGGCGCTCGCAGCAGGTCTGGATCCCCGTGACGGTGGCCGCCCTGGTGCCCGGTGTGCTGTTCCTGGTCGTCCCGTTCATGGAGGCGCTGCGCCTCTACTCCCAGTCATGA
- a CDS encoding DUF6133 family protein, whose amino-acid sequence MADTVLFTYVWLRAQAGRAVRDERGEGVISAAIAVLIMAALGAIMWVGIQQLWGDASSQTSDQIAKIGN is encoded by the coding sequence ATGGCAGACACCGTCCTGTTCACTTATGTGTGGCTGCGGGCCCAGGCCGGCCGGGCCGTGCGCGACGAGCGGGGTGAGGGCGTCATATCGGCGGCCATCGCCGTGCTCATCATGGCCGCGCTGGGGGCCATCATGTGGGTCGGCATCCAGCAGCTGTGGGGCGACGCCAGCAGCCAGACCAGCGACCAGATCGCCAAGATCGGCAACTGA
- a CDS encoding AbrB/MazE/SpoVT family DNA-binding domain-containing protein, protein MTVSNYRVSERGQMALPAEARRRWNLTEGGDVEIADLGAALVIVPAGRGGLRALLRAAIEDAGGYPELASRIAADEPELA, encoded by the coding sequence ATGACCGTGTCGAACTACCGCGTCTCAGAGCGAGGCCAGATGGCGCTCCCCGCCGAGGCGCGTCGGCGATGGAACCTGACCGAAGGCGGCGATGTCGAGATAGCGGACCTGGGTGCCGCCCTCGTCATCGTCCCCGCCGGTCGGGGCGGGCTAAGGGCACTCCTAAGAGCGGCGATCGAAGACGCCGGGGGATATCCCGAGCTGGCTTCACGTATCGCTGCTGACGAGCCCGAGCTCGCTTGA